The following coding sequences lie in one bacterium genomic window:
- the dnaE gene encoding DNA polymerase III subunit alpha has product LHLHTQYSLLDGAITIDALVAKAKALGMPAVAITDHGNLFGGIEFYQAAKKKGIKPILGCEIYIQSDGSRFEKKVRQGREPYHHLTLLAQDIEGYRNLCKIITSGYLEGFYYKPRTDKEFLKAHAKGIIALSGCLSGEMAEAAMSGGVAGARRVAEDFRSIFDDRFYLEVQGSSLPEQKRLNGVLFELSRELSIPAVATNDCHYLNREDAPMHEALLCIQTGKTLQDDDRMRFSTDEFFMHTAEEMAALFTDRPEAVQASVAVADRCNLELDFKTYYFPKFEPPAKKTLDEHLEEETWKGFEERWNFVKTTLKDGDLATVKDKYVDRLKGELEMIRKMGFSGYFLIVADFINYAKGHDIPVGPGRGSAAGSLVAFCLKITDIDPIPYNLLFERFLNPERVSMPDMDIDFCMNQREKVIQYVQQKYGNVSQIITFGKMKAKAVIRDVGRVMNMAYKDVDKIAKLVPNTLNITLEDALKAEPQLRELESKDPQVKQLLKIGRALEGLTRHASTHAAGIVMSDQPLVNFMPLYKGNNDEIVAQYDMKAIEKVGLIKFDFLGLKTLTVIDDTLKMIQRTKGTPIKINEIPLDDPEVYKRLSTGDTTGIFQLESSGMRELIMKMKPTIFPDLIALVALYRPGPLGSGMVDEFINRKHGKVPVKYELPVLENILQETYGIIVYQEQVMQIASAMAGFSLGDADILRRAMGKKKADEMAEQRGKFLEGCERNKINPKKAEKIFDLMAKFAEYGFNKSHSAAYAFVSYQTAYLKTHHPTEYTAALLTHDMGNTDKVLLFIQDAREHGIQVLPPDINQSASAFTVVGEKQIRFGLAAVKNVGEAAIESMIEARERAGGFKTFGQFCAEIDGRRVNRRVVESLVKCGAFDGLGLARARIFAAVEDQLEKAARLQKSKSTGQTGLFESGGDGPEAETLPPGPEWEKREKLSFEKESLGFYITGHPLTDVADELKKRSTLDTEAVRGMTEADAGKTISLGGVVSALRETVTKKGDRMGFVTFEDLKGTVPVIVFSDLYARSHALLKTDEPLFVRGTVDAEEESVKLIAREIVRLKDLVAVNPTFYAAPEGYGSGRARREVHFHLPEGGIRRDQLETLKSLLARHRGEASAFIHLKDSAKGETILVLPEGLKVDPSSTLIREVDQLFGSPVTILQ; this is encoded by the coding sequence CTGCATCTTCATACCCAGTACTCGCTCCTGGACGGCGCTATCACGATCGACGCCTTGGTCGCCAAGGCGAAGGCGCTGGGCATGCCGGCCGTCGCCATCACCGACCACGGCAACCTCTTCGGCGGCATCGAGTTCTACCAGGCGGCCAAGAAGAAGGGCATCAAGCCCATCTTGGGATGCGAGATCTACATCCAATCCGACGGTAGCCGGTTCGAGAAAAAGGTCCGGCAGGGAAGGGAACCCTACCATCACCTGACCTTGCTCGCCCAGGACATCGAGGGCTACCGCAACCTCTGCAAGATCATTACTTCAGGCTATCTCGAGGGTTTTTACTATAAGCCTAGGACGGATAAGGAGTTTTTAAAGGCTCACGCCAAGGGGATCATCGCCCTTTCCGGCTGTCTCTCCGGCGAGATGGCGGAGGCGGCCATGAGCGGAGGGGTGGCGGGGGCCCGAAGGGTGGCTGAAGACTTCCGGTCGATCTTCGACGACCGGTTCTATCTGGAGGTGCAGGGGTCGAGCCTGCCGGAGCAGAAGCGGCTGAACGGTGTCCTCTTCGAGCTGTCCCGGGAACTCTCGATCCCGGCCGTGGCCACGAACGACTGCCATTACCTGAACCGCGAGGACGCCCCGATGCACGAGGCGCTGCTTTGCATCCAGACGGGCAAGACCCTCCAGGACGACGACCGGATGCGGTTCTCCACCGACGAGTTCTTCATGCACACGGCCGAGGAGATGGCGGCCCTCTTCACCGACCGGCCGGAGGCGGTGCAGGCGTCGGTCGCGGTCGCCGACCGCTGCAACCTGGAGCTCGACTTCAAGACCTACTATTTCCCCAAGTTCGAGCCGCCGGCAAAAAAGACGCTGGACGAGCACTTGGAGGAGGAGACCTGGAAGGGCTTTGAGGAGCGCTGGAACTTCGTCAAGACGACGCTCAAGGACGGCGACCTGGCGACGGTCAAGGACAAGTACGTCGATCGCCTGAAGGGCGAGCTCGAAATGATCCGGAAGATGGGATTCTCCGGCTATTTCCTCATCGTCGCGGACTTCATCAACTACGCCAAGGGTCACGACATTCCCGTCGGTCCCGGACGCGGATCCGCCGCCGGGAGCTTGGTCGCCTTTTGCCTCAAAATCACGGACATCGACCCGATCCCGTACAACCTCCTCTTCGAGCGGTTCCTCAACCCCGAGCGCGTCAGCATGCCCGACATGGACATCGATTTCTGCATGAACCAGCGGGAGAAGGTGATCCAGTACGTGCAGCAAAAATACGGGAACGTGAGCCAGATCATCACCTTTGGAAAGATGAAGGCCAAGGCCGTCATCCGCGACGTCGGCCGCGTGATGAACATGGCGTACAAGGACGTCGACAAGATCGCGAAGCTCGTCCCCAATACGCTGAACATCACGCTCGAAGACGCCTTGAAGGCCGAGCCTCAGCTTCGCGAACTCGAATCGAAGGACCCGCAGGTCAAGCAGCTCTTGAAGATCGGACGGGCCCTGGAAGGGCTCACGCGCCACGCCTCGACGCACGCCGCGGGCATCGTCATGTCCGACCAGCCGCTGGTCAACTTCATGCCGCTTTACAAGGGCAACAACGACGAAATCGTCGCCCAGTACGACATGAAGGCGATCGAGAAGGTGGGACTCATCAAGTTCGACTTCCTGGGGCTCAAGACCCTGACCGTCATCGACGACACGCTCAAGATGATCCAGCGGACGAAAGGGACGCCGATCAAGATCAACGAGATCCCCTTGGACGACCCCGAGGTCTACAAGCGGCTTTCGACGGGCGACACGACGGGCATCTTCCAGCTGGAAAGTTCGGGGATGCGCGAGCTCATCATGAAGATGAAGCCCACGATCTTCCCCGACCTGATCGCCCTGGTCGCCCTCTACCGCCCGGGTCCGCTGGGCAGCGGCATGGTCGACGAGTTCATCAACCGCAAGCACGGCAAGGTCCCGGTCAAGTACGAACTGCCTGTTCTGGAAAACATCCTTCAAGAGACCTACGGCATCATCGTGTATCAGGAACAGGTCATGCAGATCGCCTCTGCCATGGCCGGCTTTTCGCTCGGCGACGCCGATATCCTCCGCCGCGCGATGGGCAAGAAGAAGGCGGACGAGATGGCCGAGCAGCGCGGCAAGTTCCTCGAGGGCTGCGAGAGGAACAAGATCAACCCGAAAAAGGCCGAAAAGATCTTCGACCTCATGGCCAAATTCGCGGAGTACGGCTTCAACAAGTCGCACTCGGCGGCCTACGCGTTCGTCTCTTATCAGACGGCCTACCTCAAGACGCATCATCCGACGGAATACACGGCGGCCCTGCTCACGCACGACATGGGGAACACGGACAAGGTGCTGCTTTTCATCCAGGACGCGCGGGAGCACGGCATTCAGGTCCTGCCGCCCGACATCAACCAGAGCGCGAGCGCCTTCACGGTCGTGGGGGAGAAGCAGATCCGTTTCGGGCTGGCCGCGGTCAAGAACGTGGGCGAGGCCGCGATCGAGTCGATGATCGAGGCCCGGGAGCGCGCCGGGGGCTTCAAGACCTTTGGTCAGTTCTGCGCCGAGATCGACGGCCGGCGCGTCAACCGCCGCGTGGTGGAGAGTCTCGTCAAGTGCGGCGCCTTCGACGGCTTGGGGCTCGCCCGCGCCCGGATCTTCGCCGCCGTCGAGGATCAACTGGAGAAGGCGGCCCGCTTGCAGAAGTCGAAGTCCACGGGCCAGACCGGTCTCTTCGAGTCGGGCGGGGACGGCCCGGAGGCTGAGACCCTCCCGCCCGGTCCGGAGTGGGAAAAACGCGAGAAGCTTTCCTTCGAAAAGGAATCGCTGGGTTTCTACATCACGGGCCATCCCCTGACCGACGTGGCCGATGAGCTCAAGAAACGCTCGACACTCGACACCGAGGCCGTTCGGGGCATGACCGAAGCGGACGCCGGCAAGACCATCAGCCTGGGCGGTGTCGTCTCGGCCCTGCGCGAGACCGTCACCAAGAAGGGCGACCGCATGGGCTTCGTCACGTTCGAGGACCTCAAGGGGACGGTGCCGGTCATCGTTTTCTCCGACCTGTATGCACGCTCGCACGCCCTGCTCAAGACCGACGAGCCCCTCTTTGTCCGGGGAACGGTCGACGCGGAGGAGGAGAGCGTCAAGCTCATTGCCCGCGAGATCGTGCGCCTCAAGGACCTGGTGGCCGTCAACCCGACCTTCTACGCGGCGCCGGAAGGGTATGGCTCCGGCCGCGCGAGGAGGGAGGTTCACTTTCACCTCCCGGAAGGCGGCATTCGCCGGGACCAGCTCGAAACCCTCAAGTCGCTCCTGGCCCGCCATCGGGGGGAGGCCTCCGCATTCATCCACTTGAAGGATTCCGCGAAGGGTGAGACCATTTTGGTGTTGCCGGAGGGATTGAAGGTCGATCCCTCAAGCACGCTCATCAGGGAGGTTGATCAACTCTTTGGGTCACCCGTCACGATACTCCAGTAA
- the hflX gene encoding GTPase HflX, giving the protein MGHPSRYSSNGFERALLVGVFDAKRNRSNQQTSLDELQRLAETAGAEVLASELHELRDIHPATFIGQGRAAALGTSAGVLGAQTVIFDEDLTPSQNRNLEKILGRKVIDRTGLILDIFARRARTREGKLQVELAQLRYLLPRLAGRGSEFSQLAGGIGTRGPGETKLEMDRRKAKERISFVRKELKRVQSHRGLHRGRRNELPIATVSLVGYTNAGKSTLMNRLTNAAVLVEDKLFATLDPTVRRLKLPSGREILLSDTVGFVRKLPHQLVESFRATFEEVEGSSLLLHVIDASHPHTEEQVTVVDRVLEELGLHRKPLLKVFNKSDLGGNGHDPNHLAISALTGQGVESLLEAVDRKLSESFRFVALRLPYEAGAALSVIYRTGRVLKREDRPDGIHLEAVVDDKHYSKFLHFQER; this is encoded by the coding sequence TTGGGTCACCCGTCACGATACTCCAGTAATGGTTTCGAAAGGGCGCTTCTCGTGGGCGTCTTCGACGCGAAGCGCAACAGATCCAACCAACAAACGTCCTTGGATGAGCTCCAGCGCCTCGCGGAAACCGCGGGCGCCGAGGTGCTTGCCTCGGAGCTTCACGAATTGCGGGACATCCATCCGGCCACCTTTATCGGCCAGGGAAGGGCGGCGGCCTTGGGGACGAGCGCCGGGGTCTTGGGCGCGCAGACGGTCATCTTCGATGAGGACTTGACCCCCTCGCAAAACCGGAATTTGGAAAAAATCCTCGGCCGGAAGGTCATCGACCGGACGGGCCTGATTCTCGACATCTTTGCGCGGCGCGCGCGCACCCGCGAGGGCAAACTCCAGGTCGAATTGGCGCAGCTTCGCTATCTCCTCCCGAGACTCGCCGGACGGGGGTCGGAATTCTCCCAGCTCGCCGGCGGCATCGGAACCCGGGGTCCCGGCGAAACGAAGCTCGAGATGGACCGCCGGAAGGCGAAGGAACGGATCTCATTCGTCCGCAAGGAACTCAAGCGCGTGCAATCGCACCGGGGGCTGCACCGCGGAAGGCGGAACGAACTCCCCATCGCCACCGTCTCGCTCGTGGGCTACACCAACGCCGGCAAGTCGACCCTCATGAACCGCCTGACCAATGCGGCCGTGCTCGTGGAAGACAAGCTCTTCGCGACCCTCGACCCGACCGTCCGGCGCTTGAAGCTCCCGTCCGGGCGCGAGATCCTTCTCTCCGACACCGTCGGCTTCGTCCGGAAGCTGCCCCACCAACTCGTCGAATCCTTCCGCGCGACCTTCGAGGAGGTGGAGGGGTCCAGCCTTCTCCTGCACGTGATCGATGCAAGCCATCCGCATACCGAAGAACAAGTGACCGTCGTCGACCGGGTTCTGGAGGAGCTCGGCCTCCACCGCAAGCCGCTGCTGAAGGTCTTTAACAAATCGGACTTGGGAGGGAACGGCCATGACCCGAACCACCTCGCCATTTCAGCGCTGACGGGGCAGGGGGTCGAAAGCCTCCTGGAAGCGGTCGATCGTAAGCTTTCCGAGTCGTTTCGCTTCGTGGCCCTCCGCCTTCCCTACGAGGCGGGGGCGGCGCTTTCGGTCATCTACCGCACGGGGCGGGTGCTGAAGCGCGAGGACAGGCCCGACGGCATCCATCTCGAGGCCGTCGTCGACGACAAGCACTACTCCAAATTCCTCCATTTCCAAGAACGTTGA
- a CDS encoding CDP-alcohol phosphatidyltransferase family protein — MSAITVPNLLTYFRMGASFVLLYFGILGRWDLAYPVFLAAAATDLIDGTIARVLRQRTSLGAFLDPVADKLLMFAGFLSLTMGGFLPWPVTFLVFTRDALISVGLVILKRSRVTIVYQPTYLSKFTTFFQILTVFAAFTRTQDMAAARSYLGDLPYDTLWSYVLGTTTALTAVTAVQYTRIGWRLLRG; from the coding sequence ATGAGCGCGATCACTGTTCCAAATCTGCTCACGTACTTCCGCATGGGCGCCTCGTTCGTGCTTCTCTATTTCGGAATCCTGGGGCGCTGGGACTTGGCCTATCCGGTTTTTCTCGCGGCGGCCGCCACCGACTTGATCGACGGAACCATCGCCCGCGTCCTCCGGCAGAGGACAAGCCTCGGCGCCTTTCTCGATCCCGTCGCCGATAAGCTGCTCATGTTCGCCGGTTTTCTTTCGCTGACCATGGGCGGATTCCTGCCGTGGCCCGTCACCTTTCTGGTCTTCACCCGCGACGCTCTCATCTCCGTGGGCCTCGTCATCCTCAAGAGGAGCCGGGTCACGATCGTCTACCAGCCCACGTATCTCTCCAAGTTCACGACGTTCTTTCAGATCCTGACCGTTTTCGCGGCCTTCACGCGCACCCAGGACATGGCCGCCGCCCGCTCCTATCTTGGCGACCTTCCCTATGATACGCTGTGGTCGTACGTTCTCGGAACCACGACGGCCCTCACGGCCGTGACGGCCGTCCAGTACACACGAATCGGTTGGCGACTGCTTCGTGGATAG
- a CDS encoding metallophosphoesterase, translating into MGDATAPRKLKLVASDFHVGRGKYLPGGNLNHLEDFHHDDAFIEFLDHHAGGEFAKSEVELILNGDFFNHLQTDPADPSPEIIDEAAAVSRTREILEGHPGLFAALRRFADSSRRSVTFVLGNHDPGLLFAAVHRLLQESIGPRTRIVTGRYRFDGVLVEHGNQYFADNAYDTRRYFLTENLPSPVVNLPWGSFFVIHYLNKVKRERPYFDKIFPFKHYLRWALIHDTLFAFRSIFRIVFYFVWLRFRRDPHRRSSFVKTLQILKEVPISPKLDREAKKILLSERDTHVVVFGHTHYAVLREFAPGKFYVNTGLWSEKISLEISNPGRIVRLTYAALEYDDQGRVTPHLREWKGSHKMIEEL; encoded by the coding sequence ATGGGGGATGCTACGGCACCGCGAAAGCTAAAGCTCGTCGCGAGCGATTTTCACGTCGGACGCGGAAAATACCTGCCTGGCGGTAACTTAAACCACCTGGAAGACTTCCACCATGACGACGCTTTCATCGAATTCCTCGACCACCACGCGGGCGGGGAGTTCGCAAAAAGCGAGGTCGAACTCATCCTGAACGGGGATTTCTTCAACCACCTTCAAACGGATCCGGCGGATCCGAGCCCCGAGATCATCGACGAGGCGGCCGCAGTTTCGAGGACACGCGAGATCCTGGAAGGACATCCGGGGCTGTTCGCCGCCCTGAGGCGATTCGCCGATTCCTCCCGGCGCTCGGTCACGTTCGTCCTCGGCAACCACGACCCGGGGCTGTTGTTCGCCGCGGTGCATCGGCTTCTCCAAGAGTCCATCGGACCTCGGACCCGGATCGTCACCGGCCGCTATCGCTTCGACGGCGTCCTGGTCGAGCACGGCAACCAGTATTTCGCGGACAACGCCTATGACACGAGGCGCTACTTTCTGACCGAAAATCTGCCGTCTCCCGTGGTGAACCTGCCCTGGGGCAGCTTCTTCGTCATCCACTACCTCAACAAGGTGAAGCGGGAGCGCCCGTATTTCGACAAAATTTTTCCTTTCAAGCATTACCTCCGGTGGGCCCTCATCCACGACACGCTCTTCGCATTCCGCTCCATCTTCCGGATCGTCTTCTATTTCGTTTGGCTGCGTTTCCGACGCGACCCGCACCGGCGGTCTTCCTTCGTCAAGACGCTGCAGATTCTCAAGGAGGTCCCCATCAGCCCGAAACTCGACCGGGAGGCAAAGAAGATCCTTCTCTCCGAGCGGGACACCCACGTGGTCGTGTTCGGCCACACCCATTACGCGGTGCTCAGGGAATTCGCCCCCGGAAAATTCTACGTGAATACGGGTCTCTGGAGCGAGAAGATCTCGCTCGAGATCTCCAATCCCGGACGCATCGTCCGGCTGACCTACGCGGCCCTTGAATACGACGATCAGGGCCGGGTGACCCCCCACTTGCGGGAGTGGAAGGGGAGCCATAAGATGATAGAAGAGCTTTAG
- the lipB gene encoding lipoyl(octanoyl) transferase LipB → MIICSDLGIVPYDEALAWQKRLAALRRRNAVSDHLLLLEHPPVYTMGRRDSAADLLVDPKSLRDGGAALVKTDRGGRMTYHGPGQLVGYLIFRLSDPVPKLVWKIEECLLRTLARFQLEGERDPEHPGLWIGGDRKIAALGLRIERGVTTHGFALNVTCDLAPFRNIHPCGIKDRGVTSMEKEMGWSPSLREVKQVVLEEFARVFQSNVSVEGIFSNLPE, encoded by the coding sequence ATGATTATTTGTTCGGACCTAGGCATTGTTCCCTACGACGAGGCCCTCGCCTGGCAGAAGAGGCTCGCCGCGCTCCGCCGGCGCAACGCCGTCTCCGACCATCTTCTCCTCTTGGAACACCCGCCGGTCTACACGATGGGACGGAGGGATTCGGCGGCCGATCTTCTCGTCGATCCCAAGAGCCTCCGCGACGGCGGGGCGGCCTTGGTCAAGACCGACCGGGGCGGCCGCATGACCTATCACGGTCCCGGCCAGCTCGTGGGTTACCTCATCTTCCGCCTCAGCGACCCCGTCCCCAAGCTCGTTTGGAAAATCGAGGAATGCCTTTTGCGGACGCTCGCCCGGTTCCAACTGGAAGGGGAGAGGGACCCGGAGCATCCCGGACTGTGGATCGGCGGAGACAGGAAGATCGCGGCCCTGGGACTCCGGATCGAAAGAGGCGTCACCACGCACGGATTCGCCCTCAACGTGACCTGCGACCTCGCGCCCTTCCGGAACATCCATCCCTGCGGCATCAAAGACCGCGGCGTGACGTCGATGGAAAAAGAGATGGGCTGGTCCCCCTCGCTCCGGGAGGTCAAACAGGTGGTTCTGGAGGAGTTCGCACGGGTCTTTCAGTCGAACGTCTCCGTGGAAGGGATTTTTTCGAATCTGCCCGAATAA
- a CDS encoding diadenylate cyclase: MKRTHQTLLQSAFRIAKSTKAKAVLLFLDPLGELPDLEVPKGCALLFVTRKSKDELEGLFPDGLPASSPVVMLPKIDMTRIGLVKMAVALAISNRLIELGDKIVFVAGHPELNSLDAIFSLDTATESEILTTQGVAGISESVNPEVFQTALAIALELASRGREGKPIGTIFVIGDEEKVLQLSKQMIINPFKGYSDDERNLLNPGLKETLREFSALDGAFVIGRDGLVLTAGRYLGAASDEATIPRGLGSRHIAASGITAMTQAIAIVISESTGDVRIFKNGKIIMEIEKPIRVPQAS; this comes from the coding sequence ATGAAACGCACCCATCAGACCCTCCTCCAATCGGCATTTCGAATCGCCAAGTCGACCAAGGCCAAGGCGGTTCTCCTCTTTCTCGATCCATTGGGGGAATTGCCCGACTTGGAAGTTCCGAAGGGATGCGCCCTCCTCTTCGTGACGCGAAAATCAAAAGACGAGCTGGAGGGGCTATTTCCGGACGGACTTCCCGCCTCCAGCCCTGTGGTCATGCTCCCCAAGATCGACATGACCCGCATCGGACTCGTGAAGATGGCCGTGGCGCTGGCGATCTCCAACCGGCTGATCGAGTTGGGCGACAAGATCGTGTTCGTCGCCGGGCATCCGGAGCTCAACTCCCTCGACGCCATCTTCTCTCTGGATACGGCCACGGAGTCGGAGATCCTGACGACCCAGGGCGTCGCCGGCATTTCGGAAAGCGTCAATCCCGAGGTCTTCCAGACCGCCCTGGCGATCGCGCTGGAGCTGGCGAGCCGCGGCCGCGAGGGAAAGCCCATCGGGACCATCTTTGTGATCGGCGACGAGGAGAAAGTTCTGCAGCTCTCCAAGCAGATGATCATCAACCCCTTCAAGGGGTATTCGGACGACGAGAGGAACCTCCTGAATCCCGGTCTCAAGGAGACGCTCCGCGAGTTCTCGGCCCTGGACGGCGCCTTTGTCATAGGGCGGGACGGTCTGGTGCTGACCGCCGGACGCTACCTGGGCGCGGCTTCCGATGAGGCCACGATTCCCCGTGGCCTGGGCTCCCGCCACATCGCCGCGTCGGGCATCACGGCGATGACTCAGGCAATCGCCATCGTCATCTCCGAGTCCACGGGTGACGTGAGAATATTCAAGAACGGCAAGATTATCATGGAAATCGAGAAGCCGATTAGGGTACCACAGGCGTCCTAA
- a CDS encoding cytochrome c biogenesis protein CcdA, with the protein MKFLAKIAFLALFPALLWAQPSDPFSFTVDLSSRRVFPGGETPVEITFLIPPGYYLHKDKMALILAEGEGYELAPVTLSPAVKMKDPFTGQDEEVYFETAVLNTRVKPKPGAREGETTLILRLEYQGCSEKLCFRLMRKDLALPVTLRSSVAQDVSQPFIADPLEVIHKKGFLFALLAVFLGGLGSAFTPCVLPIIPITLAFIGVRKQETSLAKNFALSLFLVLSMSLTYALMGLAASLLGKSLGFLFQSPYFLLFGVVLYTAFSLSLFGLFEIQAPMALRNFLAKLGGAGVTGSILSGVTVGFLAAPCVGPIIASLLLYVAREKDVVHGFTLLFFYGLGMGSLFLAVGTFYQRLAAKVHGGPFTVWIKRTFAVLLLVPAFYYGSVVYGQLAGRGGEVVETRNAFWIRSVEEGFRLARTSGKPIFMDFFASWCLPCVEMEKGTFSEPGFQQYLSEHFVPLKVDCTEETPDCKAMVERYGVVGWPTFLILTPEGEVLKSLIGQSLTAPELEKLLIPYSE; encoded by the coding sequence ATGAAATTCCTCGCAAAAATTGCCTTTCTCGCTCTTTTTCCGGCCTTGCTCTGGGCCCAACCGTCCGACCCCTTCTCCTTTACCGTCGATCTTTCGTCCCGCAGGGTCTTTCCGGGAGGGGAAACGCCCGTCGAAATCACCTTCCTCATTCCGCCGGGTTACTACCTTCATAAGGACAAGATGGCCCTCATCCTTGCGGAGGGAGAGGGCTACGAGCTCGCGCCGGTCACCCTGTCGCCCGCGGTCAAAATGAAAGACCCCTTCACGGGCCAAGACGAGGAAGTCTATTTTGAGACCGCCGTCCTCAATACGCGCGTGAAACCAAAACCCGGGGCGCGGGAAGGCGAAACGACGCTCATCCTGCGCCTCGAGTACCAGGGATGCTCGGAAAAGCTGTGCTTCCGGCTCATGAGAAAGGATCTGGCTCTCCCCGTCACGCTCCGGTCCTCCGTCGCCCAGGACGTCTCCCAACCGTTCATCGCAGACCCCCTCGAGGTCATCCATAAGAAGGGCTTTCTCTTCGCGCTGCTGGCGGTCTTTCTGGGCGGGTTGGGAAGCGCCTTCACGCCCTGCGTGCTGCCGATCATCCCCATCACGCTCGCCTTCATCGGCGTCCGCAAGCAGGAGACGAGTCTGGCTAAGAACTTCGCGCTCTCGCTCTTTCTCGTCCTCTCCATGTCTCTCACCTACGCCTTGATGGGACTGGCCGCCTCGCTCCTGGGCAAGAGCCTGGGGTTCCTCTTTCAGAGCCCCTATTTTCTGTTGTTCGGCGTCGTCCTTTACACCGCTTTTTCCCTCTCGCTCTTTGGACTTTTCGAGATCCAGGCACCGATGGCCCTCCGGAACTTTTTGGCCAAATTGGGGGGGGCGGGTGTGACGGGGTCCATCCTCTCGGGCGTCACGGTCGGTTTTCTGGCGGCCCCTTGCGTGGGGCCGATCATTGCGTCTCTCCTCCTGTACGTCGCCAGGGAGAAGGACGTGGTCCACGGCTTCACGCTGCTGTTTTTCTACGGACTGGGCATGGGAAGCCTCTTCCTCGCCGTCGGAACGTTCTACCAGCGGCTTGCCGCCAAGGTGCACGGGGGCCCGTTCACCGTCTGGATCAAGCGCACATTCGCGGTCCTTCTTCTCGTCCCGGCTTTCTACTACGGTTCGGTCGTCTACGGGCAGCTCGCCGGAAGGGGTGGGGAAGTCGTCGAAACGCGGAATGCGTTTTGGATCCGCTCCGTCGAGGAGGGCTTCCGGCTGGCCCGGACCTCAGGCAAACCCATCTTCATGGACTTCTTCGCGTCTTGGTGTTTGCCGTGCGTCGAGATGGAGAAGGGAACGTTTTCGGAACCCGGTTTTCAACAGTACCTCTCCGAGCATTTCGTCCCCCTCAAGGTGGATTGCACGGAGGAGACGCCTGACTGCAAGGCCATGGTGGAGCGTTACGGCGTTGTCGGCTGGCCGACGTTCCTGATCCTGACGCCGGAGGGTGAGGTCTTGAAGAGCCTCATCGGGCAAAGCCTGACGGCCCCGGAGCTTGAAAAACTTCTTATCCCATATTCCGAATGA